In one Myxococcus xanthus genomic region, the following are encoded:
- a CDS encoding DUF3892 domain-containing protein, translating into MRYITQIRLEGGALHEHIARLRWKEGNEVGEGSRLELVQWLKAGGDARVQTWPRDVKVEVIDARPPYLRTKANGILTDNLLELPRF; encoded by the coding sequence ATGCGCTACATCACCCAGATCCGTCTCGAGGGAGGCGCGCTTCACGAACACATTGCCCGCCTTCGCTGGAAGGAGGGCAACGAGGTGGGGGAGGGCAGCCGCTTGGAGCTGGTCCAGTGGCTCAAGGCGGGGGGAGATGCCCGGGTACAGACGTGGCCCCGGGACGTGAAGGTCGAGGTCATCGACGCCCGGCCTCCGTACCTGCGGACGAAGGCCAATGGCATCCTCACGGACAACCTGCTGGAGCTGCCGCGCTTCTGA
- a CDS encoding iron-containing redox enzyme family protein → MNTQVQNPTQVDWVAVLEQEARGLVAALDVQPDARRLFDGTIDTEGYIHYLIQTYHYARWSTPMLAEAGHRLERQGRHPHLAELLVQKAGEERGHEKWLLSDLKNLGCPEVRVETAARTPAVDAYTGWNFFTSRSGVPTAVLGTAYVLEYLSQTRATGVVERLIAADAIPNIRKSVTFLRSHGALDGDHVAEMEAVLRTLTDPEDQAAVIFSARATRCIYPGIFRER, encoded by the coding sequence GTGAACACGCAAGTGCAGAACCCGACGCAGGTGGACTGGGTGGCAGTGCTGGAGCAGGAGGCCCGCGGGCTGGTGGCCGCGCTGGACGTGCAGCCCGACGCCCGTCGTCTCTTCGACGGCACCATCGACACCGAGGGCTATATCCACTACCTGATTCAGACCTACCACTATGCGCGCTGGAGCACGCCGATGCTGGCGGAGGCGGGCCACCGGCTCGAGCGCCAGGGCCGGCACCCGCACCTGGCGGAGCTGCTGGTGCAGAAGGCCGGAGAGGAACGCGGCCACGAGAAGTGGCTGCTGTCGGACCTGAAGAACCTGGGGTGTCCGGAGGTGCGCGTGGAGACCGCGGCGCGGACTCCCGCGGTGGACGCCTACACCGGCTGGAACTTCTTCACCTCCCGGTCCGGCGTGCCGACGGCGGTGCTGGGGACCGCGTATGTGCTGGAGTACCTGTCCCAGACGCGAGCGACGGGGGTCGTGGAACGTCTGATTGCGGCCGACGCGATTCCGAACATCCGGAAGTCCGTCACCTTCCTGCGCAGCCACGGCGCGCTCGACGGGGACCATGTGGCGGAGATGGAAGCGGTGCTGCGGACGCTGACGGACCCCGAGGACCAGGCGGCGGTGATTTTCTCCGCCCGCGCCACGCGGTGCATCTACCCGGGCATCTTCCGCGAGCGCTGA
- a CDS encoding ferritin-like domain-containing protein: MQALASSLLKCGLPTAGGLAPMDSNRLRLLFSRALRASLLSPLTLAGCDGEVDLTGYSPPACDNGALAMTGLSPAAAPDFVQLRSFHAAGEPAATSPVSSVGTPCATATQPQTCLSELEALAPARGFRDACGFICTDYFLATTRGDVVSAISSLEALKSFLGPIDTAQEAALTAFAAGYAVRCGGLKYGAVKELGDGAFGVVGTKGMACGKGTELTQYALRVSSTGEVVEEERNVLERGADNCSVGRRPGGLRSQGAVACDDVLGQHFAAIAHLEAASIQAFLLLREELAAHGADLALQDAALMSALEEVMHTEVSARLAGRHGATPQAPRVDAAAPRSLFAVALDNAVEGCVRETFGALVARHQSLHAQDAEVRASMARIAEDETRHAELSWKIDAWAQARLSEGEREVLRLAKQRAAAALREEACVPVNPVLVSEAGLPPPEVAVAMVDTLAQELWA; the protein is encoded by the coding sequence GTGCAGGCGTTGGCATCTTCATTGCTGAAGTGCGGGCTCCCAACCGCAGGAGGCCTTGCACCCATGGATTCGAATCGCTTGCGTCTGCTCTTCTCCCGGGCCCTTCGCGCCTCGCTCCTGTCTCCCCTGACGCTGGCCGGATGTGATGGTGAGGTGGACCTGACGGGGTATTCGCCACCCGCTTGCGACAATGGCGCGCTGGCCATGACAGGCTTGTCACCTGCGGCCGCGCCGGACTTCGTGCAACTGCGGAGCTTCCATGCGGCGGGCGAGCCCGCGGCAACGAGCCCCGTCTCCTCCGTAGGAACACCTTGCGCGACGGCGACCCAGCCCCAGACATGTCTGTCTGAGCTCGAGGCGTTGGCGCCTGCCCGTGGGTTCCGCGACGCCTGCGGCTTCATCTGCACCGACTATTTCCTCGCGACGACCCGGGGCGACGTGGTGTCTGCCATCTCCTCGCTGGAGGCCCTGAAGTCGTTCCTAGGGCCGATTGATACGGCGCAGGAGGCCGCGCTGACGGCCTTTGCCGCGGGCTACGCAGTGCGCTGTGGCGGGCTCAAGTATGGGGCGGTGAAGGAGTTGGGCGACGGTGCGTTCGGCGTCGTCGGCACCAAGGGCATGGCGTGTGGCAAGGGGACGGAGTTGACGCAGTATGCTCTGCGCGTGTCGTCAACGGGCGAGGTGGTGGAGGAGGAGCGCAATGTGTTGGAGCGGGGTGCGGATAACTGTTCCGTGGGGCGCAGGCCCGGAGGACTGCGCTCACAAGGCGCGGTGGCGTGTGACGATGTGCTGGGACAGCACTTCGCCGCCATTGCCCATCTGGAGGCCGCGTCCATCCAGGCCTTCCTGTTGCTCCGGGAGGAGCTGGCCGCGCATGGCGCGGACCTCGCGCTGCAGGACGCGGCGCTGATGAGTGCCCTGGAGGAGGTCATGCACACGGAGGTCAGCGCCCGCCTGGCGGGGCGGCACGGCGCGACGCCCCAGGCTCCCAGGGTGGACGCGGCGGCGCCCCGTTCCCTGTTCGCGGTGGCGCTGGACAACGCGGTGGAGGGCTGTGTGCGGGAGACATTCGGCGCGCTGGTGGCGCGGCACCAGTCGCTCCATGCCCAGGACGCCGAGGTGCGCGCCTCCATGGCCCGCATCGCGGAGGACGAGACGCGGCACGCGGAGCTCTCGTGGAAGATTGATGCCTGGGCGCAGGCGCGGCTGTCGGAGGGGGAGCGCGAGGTGCTCCGGCTGGCGAAGCAGCGGGCCGCGGCGGCCCTGCGCGAGGAGGCCTGCGTGCCGGTGAATCCCGTGCTCGTGTCCGAGGCCGGGCTGCCCCCGCCCGAGGTCGCCGTGGCGATGGTGGACACGCTCGCTCAGGAGCTGTGGGCCTGA
- a CDS encoding helix-turn-helix transcriptional regulator produces MNVSSHEFLLQNKVIAALNSTLSLPQALESAREPLLELTPADYVGLCLINLGPIVEFQWLVPGYRLALLDEYSKWVDSDFVRAPIFAQPNVVLRDSEMITRKELERSALYQRSKELDLSLEHVMAVLLPVHPQLLGAFTLYRDRRLAFSEKDAAFLTSLTPHLLNAVRNCRDMQTASTGSRLLEELYSRPDAAYVVVAPPSHEVLRSRRAATLLERWFKPSDLHSSGIPLVLMERLGALTRMTPDAQLQNNLWVSLHGDSYRVVRFVELPETEGPRQWALILNEIPLSIPLPETMRMQLTARQVDIARGMLHNWSNEQIASELGLSEDTVKTHVRDIFRRLQVDNRTDFLYQAAHLNKPV; encoded by the coding sequence ATGAACGTCTCCTCCCATGAGTTCCTACTCCAGAACAAAGTCATCGCGGCACTCAACAGCACCTTGTCCCTCCCCCAAGCGCTCGAATCCGCCCGGGAGCCCCTGCTGGAGCTGACGCCCGCCGACTACGTGGGCCTGTGCCTCATCAACCTGGGCCCCATCGTCGAGTTCCAATGGCTGGTCCCCGGCTACCGGCTGGCCCTCCTGGATGAGTATTCCAAGTGGGTCGATTCCGACTTCGTGCGGGCCCCCATCTTCGCCCAGCCGAATGTGGTCCTCCGGGACTCGGAGATGATTACCCGCAAGGAATTGGAGCGCAGCGCGCTCTACCAGCGCAGCAAGGAGTTGGACCTGAGCCTGGAGCACGTCATGGCGGTGCTCCTGCCCGTCCATCCTCAACTCCTGGGAGCCTTCACGCTCTACCGGGACCGCCGGCTGGCTTTCTCGGAGAAGGACGCCGCCTTCCTGACGAGCCTCACGCCCCACCTGCTGAACGCGGTGCGCAACTGCCGCGACATGCAGACGGCCTCGACGGGCTCCCGGCTCCTGGAGGAGCTCTACAGCCGGCCGGACGCCGCCTACGTCGTGGTGGCGCCGCCCTCGCACGAGGTGCTGCGCTCACGCCGGGCCGCCACGCTGCTGGAGCGGTGGTTCAAGCCCTCGGACCTGCATTCCTCGGGGATTCCGCTCGTCCTCATGGAGCGGCTGGGGGCCCTAACGCGGATGACGCCGGACGCGCAGCTCCAAAACAATCTCTGGGTCTCCCTCCACGGCGATTCGTACCGCGTGGTGCGGTTCGTCGAGCTCCCCGAAACCGAAGGCCCGCGTCAGTGGGCCCTGATTCTGAACGAGATTCCCTTGTCGATTCCGCTCCCCGAAACCATGCGCATGCAGCTCACGGCCCGGCAGGTCGACATCGCCCGGGGCATGCTCCACAACTGGTCCAACGAGCAGATTGCCAGCGAGCTGGGCCTCTCCGAGGACACCGTGAAGACGCACGTGCGCGACATCTTCCGCCGCCTGCAAGTCGATAACCGGACGGACTTCCTCTACCAGGCGGCGCACCTCAACAAGCCCGTCTGA